The Lycium ferocissimum isolate CSIRO_LF1 chromosome 10, AGI_CSIRO_Lferr_CH_V1, whole genome shotgun sequence genome window below encodes:
- the LOC132032488 gene encoding 4-diphosphocytidyl-2-C-methyl-D-erythritol kinase, chloroplastic/chromoplastic produces the protein MSSCNILCSYQFYSSCNNVKPHIGSFKNSNFSQSWSNRTHGSSYFNKNSQFGRSNFVIVKASDSTTSRKQVEITYNPEEKFNRLADEVDREAGLSRLTLFSPCKVNVFLRITGKRDDGYHDLASLFHVISLGDKIKFSLSPSKSKDRLSTNVAGVPLDEKNLIIKALNLYRKKTGTDKHFWIHLDKKVPTGAGLGGGSSNAATTLWAANQFSGCIATEKELQEWSGEIGSDIPFFFSHGAAYCTGRGEVVQDIPSPIPFDIPMVLIKPQQECSTAEVYKRFQLDLSSKVDPLSLLEKISTSGISQDVCVNDLEPPAFEVLPSLKRLKQRVIAAGRGQYDAVFMSGSGSTIVGVGSPDPPQFVYDDEEYKDVFLSEASFITRPANQWYVEPVSGSNCGDQPEFSTSFGKS, from the exons ATGTCTTCCTGTAATATTCTTTGTAGTTATCAGTTTTACAGTTCTTGTAATAATGTCAAACCCCATATtggttcttttaaaaatagcaACTTTTCTCAATCTTGGTCAAATAGGACACATGGTTCATCTTATTTTAACAAGAATTCTCAGTTTGGTAGAAGCAATTTTGTTATTGTTAAGGCTTCAGATTCAACAACTAGCAGAAAACAAGTTGAG ATAACATATAACCCTGAAGAGAAGTTCAATAGATTAGCTGATGAAGTGGATAGGGAGGCTGGGCTATCAAGACTTACTCTTTTTTCTCCTTGTAAG GTAAATGTTTTCTTGAGAATAACAGGCAAGAGGGACGACGGATATCATGATTTGGCATCTCTCTTTCAT GTAATTAGTCTAGGAGATAAAATAAAGTTCTCGCTGTCACCATCGAAGTCAAAGGATCGTTTATCTACTAATGTTGCTGGAGTTCCACTCGACGAGAAAAATTTG ATTATAAAGGCCCTCAATCTATATAGGAAAAAGACTGGAACAGACAAACACTTCTGG ATTCATCTTGATAAGAAGGTGCCTACTGGTGCTGGTCTTGGTGGTGGGAGCAGTAATGCTGCAACAACTCTGTGGGCAGCAAATCAATTCAGTGGTTGTATTGCCACTGAAAAGGAGCTCCAAGAGTGGTCTGGTGAGATTGGTTCTgatattcctttctttttctctcatgGAGCAGCCTACTGTACGGGTAGGGGTGAG GTTGTTCAAGATATCCCATCACCCATACCATTTGACATTCCAATGGTTCTTATAAAGCCTCAACAGGAATGCTCTACTGCTGAAGTTTACAAG CGTTTTCAGTTGGATCTGTCTAGTAAGGTTGATCCCTTGAGCTTGCTGGAGAAGATCTCAACTAGTGGAATATCTCAAGATGTGTGTGTCAATGATTTAG AACCTCCTGCCTTTGAAGTTCTTCCATCTCTTAAAAGGTTAAAACAGCGAGTAATTGCTGCAGGCCGAGGACAATATGATGCAGTCTTCATGTCTGGAAG TGGAAGCACAATAGTAGGGGTTGGCTCTCCAGACCCACCACAATTTGTCTACGACGATGAAGAATACAAGGATGTCTTCTTGTCAG AAGCTAGTTTCATCACTCGACCAGCAAATCAGTGGTATGTGGAACCTGTTTCAGGTAGCAATTGTGGTGATCAACCTGAGTTCTCCACATCTTTTGGAAAGTCTTAG
- the LOC132032489 gene encoding cysteine proteinase inhibitor A — MLGGIREASGSQNSLEINDLARFAVNEHNKKQNTLLEFGKVVNVKEQVVAGTMYYITLEATEGGKKKAYEAKVWVKSWENFKQVEDFKLIGDAASS; from the exons ATGTTAGGAGGAATTCGTGAGGCAAGTGGATCACAAAACAGCCTTGAGATCAACGATCTTGCTCGTTTTGCTGTTAATGAACACAATAAAAAAcag AACACTCTTTTGGAGTTTGGAAAGGTTGTGAATGTGAAGGAACAAGTGGTTGCTGGAACCATGTACTATATAACACTGGAGGCGACTGAAGGTGGTAAGAAGAAAGCATATGAAGCCAAGGTCTGGGTGAAGTCATGGGAGAACTTCAAGCAAGTCGAAGACTTCAAGCTTATAGGGGATGCCGCTAGTTCTTAA
- the LOC132032493 gene encoding protein DGS1, mitochondrial, producing MDTPPENAAGEGLKPSISVYTDNLLNRISSYFPDSNFLNRISNLYRGNSSGTTKRRRRKTCLPLPFPSSSPESTTVVCEASRIVGVLEDIMQCTFLNLHYIQKNLEYWQTKAQGSNTQKAYFMICQRGPNAFFNGSVQLISDCVGEGSGVQHTYCLASSYISERITFLSGLRYHLATFLAQIYMKVDKAGEELVKDPEKSLSSLLVDMNGLFLKLEASIGHFHAVRQQSSSVDESYSFPLIFEKLPEVNQEGSQWTDCEIRDAINLIYQNMDRLNTYLAAIVTIHRKPRRVTRYWIPYTCGIIGISICSLWLLRHSSLVGSSDIDNWVREAKDSTVSFWNDHVEQPLLQIRDDLFYTFRKRQKGAMEPEEVQLTADSLHRMLEAFTEQTKGEKPPVNPTDQEMLEIVMMRYEKELMHPIQNLFSGELSRALLIQVQKLKLDIEEAMLELDKILRANEINFAILAALPAFFLSLFVIMLVRAWFKQDKKAEGRGRVARIQRRLLIVEVERKIMQLESCQDQGQEKDAQCMLGLALYYLDRLYCAVEGHARATGEWISLRQDIIDLAKPDIQTAHKLRITSRMERVYDCLLPLPKR from the exons ATGGATACTCCACCGGAAAACGCCGCCGGCGAGGGCCTAAAACCTAGTATCTCCGTCTACACTGACAACTTACTAAATCGAATTTCCAGTTACTTTCCGGACTCGAATTTCCTCAATAGGATTTCCAATTTGTACCGTGGAAACAGCTCAGGAACCACTAAACGACGTCGTAGAAAGACTTGTCTTCCACTTCCATTCCCTTCATCCTCACCTGAATCTACTAC GGTTGTTTGTGAGGCATCTAGAATTGTTGGTGTCTTGGAGGACATTATGCAGTGCACCTTTCTAAATTTGCATTACATCCAGAAGAACTTAGAATATTGGCAAACTAAAGCACAG GGATCAAATACTCAAAAAGCATACTTCATGATATGTCAGAGAGGACCAAATGCATTTTTCAATGGCTCAGTTCAACTGATAAGCGATTGTGTTGGTGAAGGTTCTGGAGTGCAGCATACATATTGTTTGGCATCTTCATATATATCCGAGAGGATAACTTTCTTAAGTGGCTTAAGATATCATTTGGCTACATTTTTGGCACAG ATCTACATGAAGGTTGACAAAGCTGGTGAGGAATTAGTTAAGGATCCTGAGAagtcattatcatcattattggTTGATATGAATGGTTTATTTCTGAAATTGGAGGCATCAATTGGCCATTTCCATGCAGTGCGCCAG CAAAGCTCTTCTGTTGATGAAAGCTATTCTTTTCCATTGATATTTGAGAAACTTCCAGAAGTTAATCAGGAAGGGTCTCAATGGACTGATTGTGAGATTAGAGATGCTATCAATTTGATCTACCAAAATATGGACAGATTGAACACATATTTAGCTGCCATT GTTACAATTCACCGGAAACCCAGAAGAGTTACTCGATACTGGATACCTTATACCTGTGGGATTATTGGCATCTCTATCTGTTCATTATGGTTACTTCGCCATAGCAGTTTAGTAGGAAGCTCTGACATCGACAATTGGGTCCGTGAAGCAAAGGACTCAACAGTTAGCTTCTGGAATGACCATGTAGAGCAACCG CTCCTCCAGATTAGAGACGATCTTTTCTACACATTTAGGAAAAGGCAGAAGGGCGCAATGGAACCTGAAGAAGTGCAGTTAACTGCTGACTCTCTGCACAG AATGCTGGAAGCTTTCACTGAGCAGACGAAGGGTGAGAAGCCTCCAGTGAATCCAACGGACCAGGAAATGCTTGAAATAGTAATGATGAG GTACGAGAAGGAGCTGATGCATCcaattcaaaatcttttttctgGGGAGCTTTCTCGTGCCCTTCTTATCCAG GTTCAGAAGCTGAAGCTTGACATTGAAGA GGCTATGCTGGAGCTGGATAAAATTCTTAGGGCCAATGAAATCAATTTTGCTATTTTAGCTGCTTTGCCCGCTTTCTTCCTCTCCCTCTTTGTGATCATGTTGGTGCGCGCTTGGTTTAAACAG GATAAGAAAGCAGAAGGCAGGGGAAGGGTTGCCCGAATTCAACGACGACTGCTAATTGTGGAAGTAGAGAGAAAGATTATGCAATTAGAAAGCTGCCAAGATCAAGGACAA GAAAAAGATGCTCAATGCATGTTGGGGTTGGCATTATATTATCTGGATCGCTTGTACTGTGCTGTGGAAGGACATGCAAGGGCGACTGGTGAATGGATAAG TTTGAGGCAGGATATCATTGATTTGGCGAAGCCAGATATTCAAACTGCCCATAAACTCAGGATTACATCACGGATGGAACGGGTATATGACTGCTTGCTTCCATTACCAAAAAGATAG